In one window of Lewinella sp. 4G2 DNA:
- a CDS encoding DUF192 domain-containing protein encodes MATNHYTPKKKPARKSKTNWSKIFIVGLLGLALLAFILQAIPTGNRGGASEPKFIDMGDLTILKADGTEVATVDIEIASTPEQQQRGLMWRTSMEEDQGMLFLMDSLQPQSFWMLNTYIPLDIIYLDDQKRIVSIAENTTPKSLDPVPSIEPALYVLEVNGGYAKRKGLEVGDRMEW; translated from the coding sequence TTGGCCACCAATCACTACACCCCGAAAAAGAAGCCCGCCCGTAAGTCAAAGACCAACTGGAGCAAGATCTTCATCGTCGGTCTCCTCGGCCTGGCCTTACTGGCGTTCATCCTCCAGGCCATTCCTACGGGTAACCGGGGCGGGGCTTCTGAACCTAAATTCATTGATATGGGAGACCTCACTATCCTTAAGGCCGACGGCACCGAAGTAGCCACCGTCGACATCGAGATCGCCAGCACCCCCGAGCAACAACAGCGCGGCCTGATGTGGCGCACCAGCATGGAGGAAGACCAGGGGATGCTCTTTCTGATGGATAGCCTGCAACCCCAGTCGTTCTGGATGTTAAATACTTACATCCCGCTGGACATCATTTACCTCGACGACCAAAAACGTATCGTCAGTATCGCGGAGAACACCACCCCGAAGAGTTTGGACCCCGTCCCGAGCATCGAGCCCGCCCTTTATGTCCTGGAAGTGAACGGCGGCTACGCCAAACGCAAGGGGTTGGAAGTGGGCGATCGCATGGAGTGGTGA
- the ribA gene encoding GTP cyclohydrolase II, giving the protein MVQEGQPISLPADSAGAATRRAEALIPTPYGEFRMIAYSADPGDYAPHLALVHPEMNPDSEVIVRVHSECITGDLFASKRCDCGEQLSRALRIAAAGKGAVVYLRQEGRGIGIINKLKAYQLQDTGLDTIDANIHLGFEIDARHYEVAQGILQDLGIRRIQLLTNNPEKMEAMAGGPVEVVRRLPIIVDPSAENTGYLRTKELLMGHFLTR; this is encoded by the coding sequence ATGGTCCAGGAAGGCCAACCCATTTCTTTACCCGCGGATTCCGCCGGCGCCGCCACCCGGAGGGCCGAAGCCCTCATCCCTACGCCCTACGGGGAGTTCCGAATGATCGCTTATTCGGCGGACCCGGGAGATTACGCCCCGCACCTGGCCCTCGTCCACCCGGAAATGAACCCGGATAGTGAGGTGATCGTCCGCGTCCATTCGGAGTGTATCACCGGGGACCTCTTCGCCAGCAAACGCTGTGACTGTGGCGAGCAACTGAGCCGGGCATTACGCATCGCCGCCGCCGGGAAAGGAGCCGTCGTTTACCTCCGCCAGGAAGGCCGGGGGATTGGTATCATCAACAAGTTGAAGGCCTACCAATTGCAGGACACTGGCCTCGACACAATCGACGCCAATATCCACCTCGGTTTTGAGATCGACGCGCGCCACTATGAGGTGGCCCAGGGTATTTTGCAGGATCTCGGTATCCGCCGCATTCAATTACTGACGAACAACCCCGAAAAGATGGAAGCCATGGCCGGTGGGCCGGTGGAAGTGGTGCGCCGCTTACCCATCATTGTGGATCCTAGCGCTGAGAATACCGGGTATCTGCGGACTAAGGAGTTGTTGATGGGGCACTTTTTGACGCGGTAG
- a CDS encoding thioredoxin family protein has protein sequence MALTESTMLPIGTEAPDFTIHDTVSHAPRTLSDLVGDKGTLIYFICNHCPYVIHTVDELVRIANDYLGKDVATFAISSNNVEKYPLDSPENMTAFAERFNFTFPYLYDEDQSVARAYDAACTPDIYLFDGDQKLYYRGRLDGNRPNSGTEPDGAELRAALDDLLAGKPAPEKQYPSAGCGIKWK, from the coding sequence ATGGCCCTTACCGAATCCACCATGCTCCCCATCGGCACCGAAGCGCCGGACTTTACCATTCACGATACCGTCTCCCACGCACCGCGGACGCTGAGTGATTTGGTGGGTGACAAAGGAACCTTGATCTACTTCATTTGCAACCACTGCCCCTACGTGATTCATACGGTGGACGAATTGGTCCGAATCGCCAACGACTACCTGGGAAAGGACGTGGCCACCTTCGCCATCAGCTCCAACAACGTGGAGAAATACCCGCTGGACAGCCCGGAAAACATGACGGCATTTGCGGAACGGTTCAACTTCACCTTCCCCTATCTCTACGATGAGGACCAGTCCGTCGCCCGCGCCTACGACGCCGCCTGCACCCCGGATATCTACCTCTTCGACGGCGACCAAAAACTCTACTACCGCGGCCGCCTCGACGGTAACCGCCCCAATTCCGGCACCGAACCCGATGGCGCCGAATTACGCGCCGCCCTCGACGATCTGCTCGCCGGCAAACCGGCACCCGAAAAACAATACCCGAGCGCGGGTTGTGGCATCAAATGGAAATAA
- a CDS encoding acetyl-CoA carboxylase biotin carboxylase subunit family protein, with protein MTFFCISCYYKGSAFLRSCKEAGNTVYLLTMKKLEHAGWPKDHIDEMFFMDTDSNDPTALGNLAKGFAWFMQDRQIDRIVALDDFDVEKAAYLREEFRIPGMGQTTARFFRDKLAMRVRAQSEGVPVPAFTDLFNNQKLADFANRIEYPCLIKPRGEASATGIQKIHSAEELWQAVHALGDKRHTYLVEQFRPGDVYHVDSISNDGELVFCQVSRYLDTPFDVAHGGGIFRSVAVPYDHVDATMLRAMTADVMHAFNMKFSASHTEWIRLPDGKFVFLETASRVGGAHVAEMVEAATGISLWSEWAKLETAMAHGQTYTPPQRRFDQAGIIVSLSRFERPDMSPFNDPEIVWKMDKAQHVGVIVQSESEGRVLELLDKYAGIIGRDYHASAPAPPKSTH; from the coding sequence ATGACCTTCTTCTGCATCTCCTGCTACTACAAGGGTTCCGCCTTCCTCCGCTCCTGCAAAGAAGCCGGCAATACCGTCTACCTGCTGACCATGAAAAAGCTGGAACACGCCGGCTGGCCGAAGGACCACATCGACGAGATGTTCTTCATGGATACGGACTCTAACGACCCGACGGCGCTGGGAAACCTGGCCAAAGGCTTCGCCTGGTTTATGCAGGACCGGCAGATCGACCGCATCGTCGCCCTCGATGATTTTGACGTGGAAAAGGCTGCCTACTTACGGGAGGAATTCCGCATCCCCGGCATGGGGCAAACGACGGCCCGCTTCTTCCGGGATAAACTGGCGATGCGCGTCCGGGCACAGTCCGAAGGCGTCCCCGTCCCCGCTTTCACGGACTTATTCAACAACCAGAAACTGGCCGATTTTGCTAACCGGATCGAGTACCCCTGCCTGATCAAGCCCCGCGGGGAAGCCAGCGCGACGGGTATCCAAAAAATCCATTCGGCGGAGGAACTGTGGCAGGCCGTCCACGCCCTCGGCGATAAGCGGCATACCTATCTGGTGGAGCAATTCCGGCCGGGCGACGTCTACCACGTCGACAGCATCAGTAACGATGGGGAATTGGTCTTCTGCCAGGTCAGCCGCTACCTCGATACACCCTTCGACGTGGCCCACGGCGGGGGGATCTTCCGTTCCGTAGCCGTCCCCTACGATCACGTCGACGCCACGATGCTACGGGCGATGACGGCGGACGTGATGCACGCCTTCAACATGAAGTTCAGCGCATCCCACACGGAGTGGATCCGCCTGCCCGACGGCAAATTCGTCTTCCTCGAAACGGCCAGCCGCGTCGGGGGTGCCCACGTCGCCGAAATGGTGGAAGCCGCCACCGGCATCAGCCTCTGGAGTGAATGGGCGAAGTTGGAAACCGCCATGGCCCACGGGCAAACCTACACCCCACCGCAGCGTCGCTTCGACCAGGCCGGCATCATCGTCAGCCTCTCTCGCTTCGAACGGCCGGATATGTCCCCCTTCAACGACCCGGAGATCGTCTGGAAAATGGATAAAGCCCAGCACGTTGGGGTGATCGTCCAGTCGGAAAGCGAAGGGCGAGTGCTGGAACTACTCGATAAGTACGCGGGGATCATTGGGCGGGATTACCATGCTTCGGCGCCGGCGCCACCTAAATCGACTCATTAG
- the hflX gene encoding GTPase HflX, with the protein MAQEWNVGQKKTGLKKKTEYAVIVGLITRRQTEEQVQEYLDELEFLALTAGAVTKARYTQKLDSPDNKTFIGKGKVEEIKEYIDKHEEITMVIFDDDLSGKQTGVLEERLKVKIIDRSSLILDIFASRAQTAQAKTQVELAQMQYMLPRLRGLWTHLERQRGGIGMRGPGETEIETDRRIIRDKISKLKKDLEKIDRQAETRRKGRDAMVRVALVGYTNVGKSTLMNLLTKSDVFAEDKLFATLDTTVRKVAYEGVPFLLTDTVGFIRKLPHNLVESFKSTLDEVRESDILLHVVDVAHPAHGDQIRTVQTLLDELGVKEKPTLLVFNKIDLFRERNFDMYLDDEGKEEVENDLRKGLEAEFGNEAMLVSAHTRENVDALRQRITEMVKGEYQATYPYIAKHW; encoded by the coding sequence ATGGCACAAGAATGGAACGTCGGCCAAAAGAAGACCGGCCTCAAGAAAAAGACGGAGTACGCCGTCATCGTCGGCCTCATTACGCGGCGGCAGACGGAAGAACAGGTACAGGAATACCTCGATGAATTGGAGTTCCTGGCCCTGACCGCCGGCGCCGTCACCAAGGCCCGCTACACCCAAAAACTGGACTCGCCCGATAACAAAACCTTCATCGGCAAGGGTAAGGTCGAGGAGATCAAGGAGTACATCGATAAGCACGAAGAGATCACGATGGTGATCTTTGACGACGACCTGAGCGGCAAACAAACCGGGGTGCTGGAAGAACGGCTGAAGGTGAAGATCATCGACCGGTCCAGCCTGATCCTGGACATATTCGCCAGCCGCGCCCAAACCGCCCAGGCCAAAACCCAGGTGGAACTCGCCCAAATGCAGTACATGCTCCCCCGCCTCCGGGGCCTCTGGACGCACCTTGAGCGCCAGCGCGGTGGTATCGGCATGCGCGGACCGGGCGAAACCGAGATCGAAACCGACCGCCGGATCATCCGCGACAAGATCTCCAAACTAAAAAAGGACCTCGAAAAGATCGACCGCCAGGCCGAAACCCGCCGTAAGGGCCGCGACGCAATGGTCCGCGTAGCCCTGGTGGGGTACACCAACGTCGGGAAGTCCACCCTGATGAATTTGCTAACGAAAAGCGACGTTTTCGCCGAAGACAAACTCTTTGCCACCCTCGATACGACGGTGAGAAAGGTCGCCTACGAAGGCGTACCCTTCCTGCTGACGGATACGGTCGGTTTCATCCGCAAACTCCCCCACAACCTGGTGGAAAGCTTCAAATCTACGCTGGATGAGGTACGGGAATCCGACATCCTCCTCCACGTAGTGGACGTCGCCCACCCGGCCCACGGCGACCAGATCCGCACCGTCCAAACCCTGCTGGATGAACTCGGCGTAAAGGAAAAACCAACCCTGCTCGTCTTCAATAAAATTGATCTCTTCCGCGAACGCAATTTCGACATGTACCTCGACGACGAGGGCAAAGAAGAAGTGGAAAACGACCTCCGCAAAGGCCTCGAAGCGGAATTTGGCAACGAAGCCATGCTCGTCTCCGCCCACACGCGCGAAAACGTTGATGCGTTACGGCAGCGGATTACGGAAATGGTGAAGGGGGAGTATCAGGCTACTTATCCTTACATTGCTAAGCATTGGTAG
- the pckA gene encoding phosphoenolpyruvate carboxykinase (ATP): MHLKENLPVAALVEATIRNGQGQLSDTGALVVNTGKYTGRSPKDRYIVEDDITRDTVDWGNINIPISAAAFDDLEQNMLEYMDFLPEVYVRDAYACASRKYRINIRVYTEYPWQNMFAYNMFLRPDGEAINNLASDEWTIYAFPGIKADPAKHGTRQDNFSMINFTKKTIIIGGTAYTGEIKKGIFSVLNYVLPTQRDVLSMHCSANVGTKGDTALFFGLSGTGKTTLSNDPDRRLIGDDEHGWSAANIFNLEGGCYAKVIDLSESKEPQIYQAIKFGALLENIKYQSDGYTPDYEDASITQNTRVSYPIYHIDNIMYNSRGDLPKNIFFLTCDAFGVLPPISKLTTEQAMYHFISGYTAKIAGTEAGITEPQVTFSACFGAPFIPLHPAHYAKMLGDKMAESANGENGEINVWLVNTGWTGGEYGTGSRIELSFTRSMIKAALTGELNKVEYFEDPFFGLRIPRSCPDVPNAILNPRDTWRNEAEYDARAKDLAERFRKNFEPFAAEAGAGVVGAGPR; this comes from the coding sequence ATGCATTTGAAAGAAAACCTACCCGTTGCGGCCCTCGTCGAGGCCACCATCCGCAACGGACAGGGCCAGCTCTCCGACACCGGGGCGCTCGTCGTCAACACCGGAAAATATACCGGCCGCTCACCCAAGGACCGCTACATCGTTGAGGACGACATTACCCGCGATACCGTGGATTGGGGGAACATCAACATCCCCATCTCCGCGGCTGCGTTTGATGACCTGGAACAAAATATGCTGGAATACATGGACTTCCTGCCGGAGGTTTACGTGCGCGACGCCTACGCCTGCGCCAGCCGGAAATACCGGATCAACATCCGGGTGTACACCGAATACCCCTGGCAAAATATGTTCGCCTACAACATGTTCCTGCGGCCCGACGGCGAAGCCATCAACAACCTGGCAAGTGATGAGTGGACCATCTACGCCTTCCCCGGCATCAAGGCGGACCCCGCCAAACACGGAACGCGGCAGGACAATTTTAGCATGATCAACTTCACCAAGAAGACGATCATCATTGGTGGGACGGCCTACACCGGCGAGATCAAAAAGGGCATCTTCAGCGTCCTCAACTACGTGCTCCCCACCCAGCGCGACGTGCTGAGCATGCACTGCTCTGCCAACGTGGGTACGAAGGGCGACACGGCCCTCTTCTTCGGCCTCTCCGGAACGGGGAAAACCACCCTCAGCAACGACCCCGACCGCCGGCTGATCGGTGACGACGAGCATGGCTGGAGCGCCGCCAACATCTTCAACCTCGAAGGCGGCTGTTACGCCAAGGTGATCGACCTGAGCGAAAGCAAGGAACCGCAGATCTACCAGGCCATCAAATTCGGGGCGCTGCTGGAAAACATTAAGTACCAATCCGACGGCTACACCCCGGATTATGAGGACGCCAGCATCACCCAGAACACCCGCGTGAGTTATCCGATCTACCACATCGATAACATCATGTACAATAGCCGGGGGGATCTGCCGAAGAACATCTTCTTCCTGACGTGCGATGCCTTCGGCGTCCTGCCCCCCATCTCCAAACTGACGACGGAGCAGGCGATGTACCACTTCATCAGCGGCTACACGGCCAAGATCGCTGGCACCGAAGCCGGCATCACCGAGCCGCAGGTGACGTTCAGTGCCTGTTTTGGGGCGCCCTTCATCCCATTGCACCCCGCCCACTACGCGAAGATGCTGGGTGATAAGATGGCCGAAAGCGCGAATGGCGAAAACGGGGAGATCAACGTCTGGCTCGTCAACACCGGCTGGACGGGCGGCGAATACGGCACCGGCTCCCGCATCGAACTGAGCTTCACCCGTTCCATGATCAAGGCCGCCCTGACGGGAGAATTAAATAAAGTGGAATACTTCGAAGACCCCTTCTTCGGCCTCCGCATCCCCCGCTCCTGCCCGGACGTGCCGAACGCCATCCTGAACCCCCGGGATACCTGGCGCAACGAAGCCGAGTACGATGCGAGAGCAAAGGATTTGGCGGAGCGGTTCCGGAAAAATTTTGAACCCTTTGCGGCGGAGGCTGGAGCGGGAGTGGTGGGGGCGGGGCCTCGGTAG
- a CDS encoding MBL fold metallo-hydrolase: MQIKFCGAAREVTGSAHLITLDSGYTILLDCGLYQGYNDSMKGFNENWAFQPANVDCVILSHAHIDHTGRIPKLVKDGYSGPIYATHATRALCTLLLTDSAFIQEKDAEYYNKRQQKKGSKKRREPLYTRPDVKPALDKFVGLPYERWQTLTPGVEMLYRDAGHILGSASVTIRVTKKDGSKETIGFSGDIGRPNRPILRDPQPMPECDYLLCESTYGDRLHELPPNEIERFLSIIKKTCVEQKGKLLIPAFSVGRTQEIVYMLDQLETAGKLPKVPVFVDSPLAVNATTVFGAHPECYDSDLHEYLLTDDNPFGFNELNYIKDVRESKALNNLKGPAIIISASGMMNAGRSKHHLRNTMGSPKNTIFIVGYCAPSTPGGKLREGADGLKLFGDYHQLRASVVIMDSFSAHGDQREMLDFLGNQKKRCKKIFLVHGTLDRMEAFGEKILEDGHRGWHAPELNEVVELG; the protein is encoded by the coding sequence ATGCAAATCAAATTCTGCGGCGCCGCCCGGGAAGTCACCGGCTCGGCCCACCTGATCACCCTCGATAGTGGGTATACGATATTACTGGATTGTGGCCTGTACCAAGGGTATAACGACTCGATGAAAGGCTTCAACGAAAACTGGGCCTTCCAGCCGGCCAACGTCGACTGCGTCATCCTCAGCCACGCCCACATCGACCACACCGGGCGCATCCCGAAGTTGGTAAAGGACGGTTATTCCGGTCCCATTTACGCCACCCACGCTACCCGCGCCCTGTGTACGCTGTTGCTGACGGATTCAGCCTTCATCCAGGAAAAGGACGCCGAATACTACAATAAACGCCAACAGAAAAAGGGGAGCAAAAAACGCCGCGAACCGCTGTACACCCGGCCCGATGTGAAGCCCGCCCTCGATAAATTCGTCGGCCTACCCTACGAACGTTGGCAGACCCTGACGCCGGGCGTAGAGATGCTCTACCGCGATGCCGGCCATATTTTGGGGAGCGCGAGCGTGACCATTCGGGTGACGAAAAAGGACGGCAGCAAAGAAACCATCGGATTTAGCGGTGATATCGGCCGGCCCAACCGGCCCATCCTGCGCGACCCGCAGCCGATGCCCGAATGTGATTACCTCCTGTGTGAATCCACCTACGGCGACCGCCTGCACGAACTGCCGCCAAACGAGATCGAACGCTTCCTGAGCATCATCAAGAAGACCTGCGTGGAGCAAAAGGGCAAACTGCTCATCCCCGCCTTCAGCGTCGGCCGTACCCAGGAGATCGTGTACATGCTCGACCAATTGGAGACCGCCGGCAAACTGCCCAAGGTGCCCGTATTCGTGGATAGCCCACTGGCCGTGAACGCTACGACCGTCTTCGGTGCCCACCCCGAATGTTACGATTCCGACCTCCACGAATACCTGCTGACGGACGATAACCCCTTCGGTTTTAATGAATTAAATTACATTAAGGACGTCCGCGAATCCAAGGCCCTCAACAACCTGAAGGGGCCGGCTATCATCATATCCGCTTCTGGCATGATGAATGCGGGCCGCAGTAAGCACCACCTCCGCAACACGATGGGCAGCCCGAAGAATACCATCTTCATCGTGGGCTATTGTGCGCCAAGCACTCCGGGTGGCAAGCTCCGCGAGGGTGCCGATGGCCTCAAGTTGTTCGGTGATTACCACCAGTTGCGCGCGAGCGTCGTGATCATGGATTCCTTCTCCGCCCACGGCGACCAGCGGGAGATGCTGGACTTTCTGGGGAACCAGAAGAAGCGGTGTAAAAAGATCTTCCTCGTCCACGGCACCCTGGACCGGATGGAAGCTTTTGGGGAGAAGATCCTGGAGGATGGCCACCGGGGTTGGCACGCGCCGGAGCTGAATGAGGTGGTGGAACTTGGGTGA
- a CDS encoding carboxypeptidase-like regulatory domain-containing protein, translating to MPLPITDNDLLARYLRGDIDARQESELERRAAADPDLRAAMDGLQTDPEHDHAGSVRAMLAKARRAEGKAVPRPIMKVAPRRLPRYWWAAAAGLLIVFGALFLLPNALDQSVGEVAQAEKVVVPTAAPAPPAAPATSTEGDGLADDAGTESLMEPIAPPSPRPTSPAPAAAPAARRAKTNVPPLVAEPEPVAEDVTADEDLAEEMIVEEVAAEAELLTIEEVAPAPQLPPAPAASQETARREVLLGERRRQSSRKETTADRTATGAAARYLSGVVTDANGEPVAAAQIDVPGNPIGYTTDSSGFFRLDLDATLSGFTVTAPGFETEAIDLQLRDGGPLQITLETVEKLSAADFETGAISAIDLDAITGGRLLQEKSGYARPENGYRVLKDDINLNRPEDVPAGKVKVNFLVNPNGSLTDFNFNKKTPPATAEYVRSFLMDNGNWEVVRGEEAVRVYFKVRLR from the coding sequence GTGCCACTGCCCATCACCGATAACGACCTGTTGGCCCGCTACCTGCGGGGTGACATCGACGCCCGCCAGGAAAGCGAGCTGGAACGCCGGGCGGCGGCCGACCCCGATTTACGCGCCGCGATGGATGGCCTTCAAACCGACCCGGAGCACGACCACGCCGGCAGCGTCCGCGCGATGCTCGCCAAGGCACGGCGGGCGGAGGGTAAAGCCGTCCCCCGCCCCATCATGAAGGTCGCCCCCCGGCGCTTGCCCCGTTACTGGTGGGCTGCGGCGGCGGGACTGCTGATTGTCTTTGGTGCCCTTTTCCTCTTGCCCAATGCCTTGGACCAATCCGTCGGTGAAGTTGCCCAAGCGGAAAAGGTCGTAGTCCCCACCGCGGCGCCCGCCCCTCCAGCCGCTCCCGCTACCTCCACGGAAGGAGACGGTTTGGCTGATGATGCTGGTACCGAATCGTTGATGGAACCCATTGCCCCGCCGTCACCCCGTCCTACTTCCCCCGCACCTGCGGCAGCGCCCGCTGCAAGACGCGCGAAAACGAACGTACCACCCTTGGTCGCGGAACCTGAACCAGTAGCTGAAGACGTAACGGCCGACGAAGATCTTGCGGAAGAAATGATCGTGGAGGAAGTAGCCGCCGAGGCTGAATTGCTCACCATTGAGGAGGTCGCGCCCGCCCCCCAACTACCGCCCGCGCCCGCCGCCAGCCAGGAAACGGCCCGCCGCGAAGTCCTCCTCGGCGAGCGCCGGAGGCAGAGCAGCCGCAAGGAAACCACGGCCGACCGCACGGCAACCGGCGCCGCCGCCCGCTACCTCAGCGGCGTGGTGACGGACGCTAACGGCGAACCCGTAGCCGCCGCCCAAATCGACGTGCCGGGCAACCCGATCGGTTATACAACGGATTCCAGCGGGTTCTTCCGGTTGGACCTCGACGCGACGCTTTCCGGATTTACGGTGACCGCGCCCGGCTTCGAAACGGAGGCGATCGACCTGCAACTTCGCGACGGAGGCCCGCTCCAGATCACCCTCGAAACGGTGGAAAAACTTTCGGCGGCGGACTTCGAAACCGGAGCCATTTCCGCCATTGATTTGGACGCCATTACCGGTGGACGTTTATTACAAGAAAAATCAGGTTACGCACGGCCGGAAAATGGGTACCGGGTGTTAAAGGATGATATCAATTTAAATCGCCCCGAGGACGTACCCGCCGGTAAAGTGAAAGTGAATTTCCTGGTTAATCCGAACGGTAGCCTCACCGATTTTAATTTTAATAAAAAGACGCCGCCAGCCACCGCGGAATACGTGCGGTCATTTTTAATGGATAACGGCAATTGGGAAGTCGTGCGGGGCGAAGAAGCCGTGCGCGTGTACTTCAAAGTGCGCCTGCGTTGA
- a CDS encoding RNA polymerase sigma factor produces MPTRLSTQDRLASTTDADLVARFRETEAAEDLLPLYERYANFIYALCLKYLATPTRAEDAGAEIWSVLLEKLPRHEVSNFKSWLHTLVRNHCLMQLRKEKRDPLQQTNAGLVQSDTLLHLGEEPNEEAVDTRPLHHCIKQLKEEQRRCINLFYLREGETYQSIAAQLELSVGRVRSHLQNGRRNLKLCLEKQQPNE; encoded by the coding sequence ATGCCCACCCGCCTCAGCACCCAAGACCGGTTAGCGTCCACGACGGACGCGGACCTCGTGGCTCGCTTCCGCGAAACGGAAGCGGCGGAGGATTTGCTGCCCCTGTACGAACGGTACGCCAACTTCATCTACGCCCTCTGCCTGAAGTACCTGGCGACCCCAACGCGGGCCGAAGATGCGGGCGCCGAGATCTGGTCCGTACTCCTGGAAAAGCTGCCGCGGCACGAGGTGAGCAACTTCAAATCGTGGCTCCACACCCTCGTGCGGAACCACTGTTTGATGCAGTTACGCAAAGAAAAACGGGACCCCCTCCAACAAACCAATGCCGGGCTTGTGCAATCCGACACCCTGCTGCATCTAGGGGAAGAACCAAACGAGGAAGCGGTGGATACCCGCCCCCTCCACCATTGCATCAAACAACTAAAGGAAGAACAACGCCGTTGCATCAACCTGTTCTACCTCCGCGAGGGGGAGACCTACCAAAGCATTGCCGCCCAGCTGGAATTAAGCGTTGGGCGCGTCCGCTCTCACCTCCAGAATGGACGGCGTAACCTCAAACTCTGCCTCGAAAAACAACAGCCCAACGAATAG
- a CDS encoding serine hydrolase, whose amino-acid sequence MLRHLLSLTFILVVSAFATGQSVESRLQAELDKIYAANKSAVGISVHVEAPDTNLSWSAAAGLASIAPRVPLKPEQPVLLASNTKPYVAAAILRLVEEKELKLDQPIEKILTEESARLLRGDGYDLSAITVRHLLSHTSGIHDYVDENYFNFVSKNPRFRWTRTDQLQRAMDVGTPLGAPGTQYTYADVNYVLLTEILEQVNPGRFYRSMKYLLRYQSLGINHTWFKDVEARPPGTAYMAHQYSGERGWDSYDLNPHWDMYGGGGIASPAKDAALFFNHLFNGRVILDEDLLEEMTTHSLPGRSNYGLGIQILERNGSPAYYHGGWWGTDVIHYPEQNVSISVFTLQRDARGSVNAALGDALFRVLTE is encoded by the coding sequence ATGCTGCGTCATCTTCTTTCCCTGACATTTATCCTTGTTGTATCGGCTTTCGCCACCGGCCAATCCGTTGAAAGCCGATTACAAGCCGAGCTGGATAAAATTTACGCGGCCAACAAATCAGCGGTCGGCATCAGCGTCCACGTAGAAGCGCCGGATACCAATCTTTCCTGGTCCGCCGCCGCTGGCCTGGCGAGCATTGCGCCGCGGGTCCCCCTTAAACCGGAGCAACCCGTGCTGCTGGCGAGTAATACCAAACCGTACGTAGCTGCGGCCATCCTCCGTTTGGTGGAAGAAAAGGAGCTTAAACTGGACCAACCAATTGAAAAAATCCTCACCGAGGAAAGTGCCCGCTTACTGCGCGGTGATGGGTACGACTTGAGCGCGATCACCGTCCGCCACTTGCTATCCCACACCTCGGGCATCCATGATTACGTGGACGAGAACTACTTCAACTTCGTCTCCAAGAACCCCCGCTTCCGCTGGACGCGCACGGACCAACTGCAGCGGGCGATGGACGTCGGCACGCCCCTAGGCGCCCCCGGCACCCAGTATACCTACGCCGACGTTAACTACGTGCTGCTAACGGAGATCCTCGAGCAGGTCAACCCCGGCCGTTTTTACCGGTCGATGAAGTACCTCCTCCGCTACCAATCGCTCGGTATTAACCACACCTGGTTCAAGGACGTGGAGGCCCGCCCACCCGGTACCGCGTACATGGCCCACCAATACTCCGGCGAGCGCGGTTGGGATTCCTACGACCTGAATCCTCACTGGGATATGTACGGTGGTGGCGGCATCGCTTCACCGGCGAAGGATGCAGCCCTGTTCTTCAACCACCTCTTCAACGGCCGCGTCATCCTCGACGAGGATCTACTGGAGGAGATGACCACCCACAGCCTCCCGGGCCGTTCCAATTACGGCTTGGGCATTCAAATCCTGGAGCGCAACGGTTCCCCCGCCTACTACCACGGCGGCTGGTGGGGCACGGACGTTATCCACTACCCGGAGCAGAATGTTTCAATTTCGGTGTTTACGTTGCAGCGGGATGCGCGGGGATCGGTGAATGCGGCGTTGGGGGATGCGTTGTTTAGGGTGCTGACTGAATAG